Proteins encoded together in one Lathyrus oleraceus cultivar Zhongwan6 chromosome 5, CAAS_Psat_ZW6_1.0, whole genome shotgun sequence window:
- the LOC127079416 gene encoding uncharacterized protein LOC127079416, with protein MSQHQTPSSSKTTKPTHKDSTPSMDIHDDEILDVVPLSVIPGEALDLNHHMDASAYECPNQGNSSSIPFSSTHATSSKKDIHHTDRAKRMKTRKGRFVAEMMSAKTAKKTVGVGPSKSWSKVDVKKRKRTIVRKSLVKVVAVHLDNISFHLEDGVAKWKFVIQRRMAVERESGKDVVEVKEVMDLIKNVELMKTVAGLSQCYEGLVKEFIVNIPEDIADKNSKEFCKVFVRGRSIEGAGELVATDNEVCREITARLVKGWPIKKHLPAGKLIVKYAILHKIGSANWLPTNHKIGYCKLTMVDLWGEIAIVIAIDDVIDDVGDDVGCLIQRKEKRGKCYICVKNIGAS; from the exons atgtcacaacatcaaactCCATCTAGTTCAAAAACTACTAAGCCTACTCACAAAGATAGCACTCCTTCCATGGACATTCACGATGATGAGATTTTGGATGTGGTCCCTCTGTCTGTTATTCCAGGCGAAGCCCTTGATTTAAACCATCACATGGATGCATCAGCTTATGAATGCCCCAATCAAGGTAACAGCTCTAGTATCCCTTTTAGCTCAACTCATGCCACTAGTTCTAAGAAAGATATACATCACACTGATCGTGCTAAGCGTATGAAGACTAGAAAAGGTAGATttgtggctgaaatgatgtcagctAAAACAGCCAAGAAGACTGTTGGTGTTGGTCCttccaaatcttggagcaaggttgatgtgaagaagaggaag AGGACCATTGTGAGGAAGTCCCTTGTGAAAGTTGTTGCTGTGCATTTGGATAATATTTCattccatcttgaagatggagttgccaaatggaagtttgtgatTCAAAGAAGGATGGCTGTAGAGAGAGAGTCAGGAAAGGATGTTGTTGAagtcaaagaggtcatggacctaatAAAGAATGTTGAGTTAATGAAGACTGTGGCTGGGCTATCTCAGTGCTATGAGGGATTggttaaggaattcattgtcaacatTCCTGAAGATATTGCTGATAAGAACAGCAAGGAATTTTGCAAAGTATTTGTGAGAG GAAGAAGTATAGAGGGTGCAGGTGAATTGGTAGCTACAGACAATGAGGTTTGTAGAGAAATTACAGCAAGGCTGGTGAAAGGGTGGCCtattaaaaagcatcttcctgctgGGAAGCTAATTGTGAAGTATGCtatattgcataaaataggatCTGCAAATTGGCTGCCTACCAACCATAAAATAGGATACTGCAAAttgactatggtagatttat ggggagaaatagCTATTGTTATAGCTATAGATGATGTTATAGATGATGTTGGAGATGATGTTGGATGTTTGATACAAAGGAAGGAGAAAAGGGGGAAGTGTTATATCTGTGTGAAGAATATTGGTGCTAGCTGA